The Magnetovibrio sp. genome includes a window with the following:
- a CDS encoding UPF0262 family protein, producing the protein MGDEMSDKARIQKIFLDEQTVVNRSPQVEHERKVAIYDLLENNHFSLIDGPEGPYTLRLSIEENRLAFDVRSVDDQPIKRFMLALSPFRSIVREYLMVCDSYYKAIKTSSPSQIEAIDMGRRGLHNDGSEILEQRLKDKAELDHNTARRLFTLVCVLHIRG; encoded by the coding sequence ATGGGGGACGAGATGTCCGACAAGGCCCGCATCCAAAAGATCTTTCTCGACGAGCAAACGGTGGTCAACCGTAGCCCGCAGGTCGAACACGAACGCAAGGTCGCCATCTATGATTTGCTGGAAAACAATCACTTCAGCCTGATCGACGGTCCCGAGGGGCCGTATACCTTGCGCCTGTCGATCGAAGAAAACCGGCTTGCCTTCGACGTGCGCAGTGTCGATGACCAGCCGATCAAACGCTTCATGCTGGCGCTGTCGCCGTTTCGTTCCATCGTGCGCGAATACCTGATGGTCTGCGACAGCTATTACAAAGCCATCAAGACTTCCAGCCCGTCGCAGATCGAAGCCATCGACATGGGGCGGCGGGGCTTGCACAACGACGGCTCAGAAATTCTCGAACAGCGCCTCAAGGACAAGGCTGAACTGGATCACAACACCGCACGACGTTTGTTCACTTTGGTGTGCGTTCTGCACATTCGCGGGTGA
- a CDS encoding Maf family protein, whose product MIGHIPLILASASPRRVELLAQIGVTPDQILPAHVDEVALKDERPIDMARRLADAKAQEIQKQHPNACVIGADTVVSVGRRILGKAEDEAQARAYLSLLSGRSHRVIGGLAILAPGGVKVVKAITTKVDFKRLSVQEIDGYIASDEWHDKAGAYAIQGRAGAFVKSINGSYANVVGLAIHEVANALKGLGVHPAGLI is encoded by the coding sequence TTGATCGGTCACATTCCCTTGATTCTGGCCTCCGCTTCGCCCCGACGCGTTGAGCTTTTGGCGCAGATCGGCGTGACGCCCGACCAGATCTTGCCCGCGCATGTGGATGAGGTCGCGTTGAAAGATGAGCGCCCCATCGACATGGCGCGCCGTCTGGCCGACGCGAAAGCCCAAGAAATTCAAAAACAGCATCCCAACGCCTGCGTCATCGGCGCCGACACTGTCGTCTCGGTGGGGCGGCGCATTCTCGGCAAGGCCGAGGACGAAGCCCAGGCGCGGGCGTACCTATCATTGCTGTCGGGACGCAGCCACCGGGTGATCGGCGGCTTGGCGATCTTGGCGCCCGGCGGCGTCAAAGTGGTCAAGGCGATTACCACCAAGGTCGATTTCAAACGTCTCAGTGTGCAAGAAATCGACGGCTACATTGCGTCCGACGAGTGGCACGACAAGGCCGGCGCCTACGCCATTCAGGGCCGTGCCGGCGCGTTCGTCAAATCCATCAACGGTTCGTACGCCAACGTTGTCGGTCTGGCGATCCACGAGGTCGCCAACGCCCTCAAGGGCCTCGGCGTTCATCCTGCGGGCTTGATATAG
- the hisD gene encoding histidinol dehydrogenase, giving the protein MPKRLDIADVDFEARFREVLGAKREADVDVNEAVAAILKDVATRGDAAVVEYTNRFDRQNLTAADLAFSAEEIDAAVAKVEPELLDALKLAAERIETFHERQLPDMEDFTDDDGVRLGYRWTAVEAAGLYVPGGLAAYPSSVLMNAIPAHVAGVERLVMVVPTPDGVINPLVLAAAKIAGVTEIYRIGGAQAVGALAYGTETIKAVDKIVGPGNAYVAAAKRQVFGTVGIDMIAGPSEILVVADGENDPSWIAADLLSQAEHDSVAQSILITDDKDFASRVEAAVESHLKTLDREEIARASWSDYGVVITVDDLMGQGVVLVDRIAPEHLELAVADPDALSHEIRNAGAIFLGRYTPEAIGDYVAGPNHVLPTSRTARFSSGLGVLDFMKRTTFIGCDADSLNAIGPAAVKLADAEGLQAHGLSVSIRLNRG; this is encoded by the coding sequence ATGCCCAAGCGTCTTGATATTGCCGATGTCGATTTTGAAGCCCGGTTCCGAGAGGTCCTGGGCGCCAAACGCGAAGCCGACGTCGATGTGAACGAAGCGGTCGCGGCGATCTTGAAAGACGTGGCGACGCGCGGCGACGCGGCGGTGGTCGAATACACCAACCGGTTCGATCGTCAAAATCTCACCGCCGCCGACTTGGCCTTCAGCGCCGAAGAGATCGATGCGGCGGTGGCCAAGGTCGAGCCGGAGCTGCTTGACGCGTTGAAACTGGCCGCCGAGCGGATCGAAACTTTCCACGAACGGCAACTGCCCGATATGGAAGACTTCACCGACGACGACGGCGTGCGCCTGGGCTATCGCTGGACCGCGGTCGAAGCCGCAGGGCTTTACGTCCCGGGCGGCCTGGCGGCGTATCCGTCATCGGTGTTGATGAATGCCATTCCGGCCCACGTGGCGGGTGTGGAACGTCTGGTGATGGTGGTGCCGACGCCCGACGGCGTGATCAATCCGTTGGTTCTGGCGGCGGCGAAAATCGCCGGCGTGACCGAAATCTACCGCATCGGCGGCGCGCAAGCCGTGGGCGCGCTGGCTTACGGCACCGAAACCATCAAGGCGGTCGACAAAATCGTCGGACCCGGCAACGCCTATGTGGCGGCGGCGAAACGTCAGGTGTTCGGCACCGTGGGTATCGACATGATCGCCGGACCGAGCGAGATCTTGGTGGTCGCCGACGGCGAAAACGATCCCAGTTGGATCGCCGCAGATTTGCTCAGCCAGGCCGAACACGACAGCGTCGCGCAATCGATCCTCATCACCGACGACAAGGATTTTGCCAGCCGTGTCGAAGCGGCAGTGGAAAGCCATTTGAAGACCTTGGACCGCGAAGAGATCGCGCGCGCCAGCTGGTCCGATTACGGTGTGGTCATCACCGTCGACGATCTGATGGGCCAAGGTGTGGTGCTGGTCGACCGCATCGCGCCGGAACACCTGGAGCTGGCGGTAGCCGATCCCGATGCCCTGTCTCACGAAATCCGCAATGCGGGTGCGATTTTCCTCGGCCGATATACGCCCGAAGCCATTGGCGATTATGTCGCTGGCCCCAATCACGTCCTGCCGACCTCGCGCACGGCGCGGTTCTCATCGGGCCTGGGCGTTCTGGATTTCATGAAACGCACCACGTTCATCGGTTGCGACGCCGACAGCTTGAACGCAATCGGCCCGGCAGCGGTAAAACTGGCTGACGCCGAAGGTCTGCAAGCGCACGGCTTGTCCGTGTCGATCCGTTTGAACCGCGGCTAG
- a CDS encoding arsenate reductase ArsC, whose translation MSLPKPMPGAILFSCTMNSIRSPMAAAIMRHFHGRDVYVDSVGVRAQDVDGFAVTVMDEIGIDISDHQPKTFDDLEDSSFDLVISLSPEAQHKAVDLTRYMACEVEFWHTFDPSVVEGSREERLQAYRQVRDELMERIKTEFPLPSAYDI comes from the coding sequence ATGTCTCTACCCAAACCGATGCCGGGCGCCATTTTGTTTTCCTGCACGATGAACTCCATCCGTTCACCGATGGCGGCGGCGATCATGCGTCATTTTCACGGTCGTGATGTCTATGTCGATTCGGTTGGCGTACGGGCTCAGGACGTGGACGGCTTCGCCGTCACGGTGATGGATGAAATCGGCATCGATATTTCCGATCATCAGCCCAAGACCTTCGACGATTTGGAAGACAGCTCGTTCGACCTGGTGATCTCGTTGTCGCCGGAAGCTCAGCACAAGGCTGTGGACCTGACGCGCTATATGGCGTGCGAGGTGGAATTCTGGCATACATTCGATCCGAGTGTCGTCGAAGGCTCTCGCGAAGAACGCTTGCAAGCCTACAGACAAGTGCGCGATGAACTGATGGAGCGGATCAAGACGGAATTTCCGTTGCCGTCCGCGTATGACATTTGA
- the hisG gene encoding ATP phosphoribosyltransferase gives MSASAKDNLVLALPKGRILEEVMPIVRAAGIEPEADFDDPKSRKLSFATNHANLEIIRVRSFDVATFVAFGAAHLGVAGADVLMEFDNPEIYAPLDLGIGYCRMAVAEPVELGQEDDPSTWSHVRVATKYPEITKKHFAHRGVQAECIKLNGAMELAPAMGLCSRIVDLVSTGATLKANGLVEVETIAEITSRLAVNRTAWKTRPDEIGGWIERFREAIDAQAS, from the coding sequence GTGAGTGCATCTGCGAAAGACAATTTGGTTTTGGCGCTGCCCAAGGGCCGCATCCTCGAAGAGGTAATGCCCATCGTGCGCGCCGCCGGTATCGAGCCCGAAGCCGACTTCGACGACCCGAAGTCGCGCAAGCTGTCGTTCGCCACCAATCACGCCAATCTGGAAATCATTCGCGTGCGCAGTTTCGATGTCGCCACTTTCGTCGCTTTCGGCGCGGCGCATTTGGGGGTTGCGGGTGCGGACGTGTTGATGGAATTCGACAATCCGGAAATTTACGCGCCGCTGGATCTCGGCATCGGATATTGCCGCATGGCCGTGGCCGAACCGGTCGAGCTGGGCCAAGAAGACGACCCCAGCACATGGTCGCATGTCCGTGTCGCCACCAAATATCCGGAAATCACCAAAAAGCACTTCGCCCATCGCGGCGTGCAGGCGGAATGCATCAAGCTCAACGGCGCGATGGAACTGGCCCCGGCGATGGGCCTGTGCTCGCGCATCGTCGATTTGGTGTCCACCGGGGCGACCTTGAAAGCCAATGGCTTGGTCGAGGTGGAAACCATCGCCGAGATCACCTCGCGGTTGGCGGTCAACCGCACCGCATGGAAAACCCGCCCCGACGAAATCGGCGGCTGGATCGAACGTTTCCGGGAGGCCATCGATGCCCAAGCGTCTTGA
- the murA gene encoding UDP-N-acetylglucosamine 1-carboxyvinyltransferase, with amino-acid sequence MDKIVIRGGKPLNGTIAIGGAKNASLPLMAASLLTDDVLRLSNLPHLADISTMAHLMSEMGVSISMEGDAPNGGHMGRVFALNASGLSETTAPYELVRRMRASVLVLGPLVAKHGHARVSLPGGCAIGTRPVDLHLKALEALGAEIELSEGYVEAKAPNGLKGGHVLFPVVTVGGTENILMAACLARGETVIGNAAREPEVTDLAKCLVAMGAKIEGIGTDTLKVQGVDSLHGADYAVVVDRIEMGSYAVAAAVTGGDVVLKGGRIDLIEAVVDVMRRAGVEVEEVEDGLRVSRKNGEIKGFDVMTEPYPGFPTDMQAQMMVLASVAQGASMITETIFENRFMHVPELLRMGADINVHGRSAIVRGVKKLSGAQVMATDLRASSSLVLAALVAEGETVINRVYHLDRGYERLEEKLAACGAQIERVRE; translated from the coding sequence ATGGACAAGATCGTGATTCGCGGCGGCAAGCCTTTGAACGGCACCATCGCCATCGGCGGGGCGAAAAACGCCTCGTTGCCGTTGATGGCCGCCAGCCTGCTGACCGACGACGTGCTGCGCTTGTCCAATCTGCCGCATCTGGCCGACATTTCCACCATGGCCCATTTGATGAGCGAAATGGGCGTGAGCATATCCATGGAAGGCGACGCGCCCAACGGCGGGCACATGGGCCGAGTGTTCGCTTTGAATGCGTCGGGGCTGTCCGAAACCACCGCGCCTTATGAACTGGTGCGGCGCATGCGCGCGTCGGTTCTGGTGCTGGGGCCGCTGGTCGCCAAGCACGGCCACGCGCGGGTGTCGTTGCCGGGCGGCTGCGCCATCGGTACGCGGCCGGTGGATTTGCATCTCAAAGCCCTGGAAGCACTGGGCGCGGAAATCGAGCTGTCGGAAGGTTACGTCGAGGCCAAGGCCCCCAACGGTCTGAAGGGCGGCCACGTGCTGTTTCCCGTGGTCACCGTGGGCGGCACCGAAAATATCTTGATGGCAGCGTGTTTGGCCCGCGGCGAAACCGTCATCGGCAACGCCGCGCGCGAACCCGAAGTGACCGATCTGGCCAAGTGTCTGGTCGCCATGGGCGCGAAGATCGAAGGCATCGGCACCGACACCTTGAAAGTCCAAGGCGTGGACAGCCTGCACGGCGCCGATTATGCGGTGGTGGTGGATCGCATCGAAATGGGCTCGTATGCGGTCGCCGCGGCGGTGACCGGCGGCGATGTGGTGCTCAAGGGCGGGCGCATCGACTTGATCGAAGCGGTGGTCGATGTGATGCGTCGCGCCGGGGTCGAAGTCGAAGAGGTTGAGGACGGCCTGCGCGTCAGCCGAAAAAACGGCGAGATCAAGGGATTCGACGTGATGACCGAGCCTTATCCGGGCTTCCCCACCGATATGCAGGCGCAAATGATGGTGCTGGCATCGGTGGCGCAGGGGGCTTCGATGATCACCGAGACGATTTTCGAAAATCGCTTTATGCACGTGCCAGAATTGCTGCGCATGGGCGCGGACATCAACGTGCATGGGCGTTCGGCGATCGTGCGTGGGGTGAAAAAACTGTCCGGCGCACAGGTTATGGCGACCGACTTGCGTGCGTCGAGTTCGTTGGTTTTGGCCGCGTTGGTGGCCGAGGGCGAGACCGTGATCAACCGCGTTTATCACCTAGATCGTGGTTATGAGCGCCTGGAAGAGAAACTGGCTGCGTGCGGTGCACAAATCGAACGGGTGCGCGAATAA
- the infA gene encoding translation initiation factor IF-1, giving the protein MAKEEVLEFSGVVTELLPNAMFRVELENGHEILAHTAGKMRKHRIRVLAGDKVTVEMTPYDLTKGRITFRFK; this is encoded by the coding sequence ATGGCAAAAGAAGAAGTACTTGAATTTTCCGGGGTCGTGACCGAACTCCTGCCCAACGCGATGTTTCGCGTCGAATTGGAAAACGGACATGAGATCCTGGCCCACACGGCGGGCAAAATGCGCAAGCACCGCATCCGCGTTCTCGCGGGTGACAAGGTGACGGTGGAAATGACCCCGTACGACCTGACCAAGGGTCGCATCACGTTCCGCTTCAAATAA